GATCGTCGCGGTGTCGATGGAGAGCCGGAAGCTGCGGCTGGCGCCCCCCGTGCAGGCGGGCGCCGCCGCGGGCAGATCGGAGGAGCTCCCGAACTGCTGAGGAACGGGGGGTCCCCCCCTACTGCCGGATCCACTCCTCCTGCAGCACGTCGCCCTGCAGGCTCACGATCACGGCGCGAAGCGGCGCCTTCCGGGCGCTGGCCGCAAGACCCCGCGTCGCCAACCCGAGCAGCCCCCTGCAGCACGGAACCTGCATGATCACGACCGTCAGCGAGTTGATCCCCGACTCCTCGAACAGGCCGCGGATCTTCTCCTCGTAGACCTCCTGGTCCGAATCGAGCTTCGGACAGGCGATCGCGAGCGATTTCCCCTTCAGGAAGTCGCCGTGGAAGTTCCCCATGGCGAACGGCACGCAGTCCGCCGCCAGCACCACGTCCGCCCCCTGGAAATACGGAGCGGCGGGAGAAACGAGGTGGAGCTGGATCGGCCACTGCCGGAGCTGCGAGGGGACCTTTCCCGCCGGCGCCTCCGCGCCGTCGACCTTGTCGAACGCGATCGTTCTCGAACCGGGGCAGCCGCTCATCTTCTTCCCTCCTGTGCGGGACGACG
The sequence above is drawn from the Deltaproteobacteria bacterium genome and encodes:
- a CDS encoding 4Fe-4S ferredoxin codes for the protein MSGCPGSRTIAFDKVDGAEAPAGKVPSQLRQWPIQLHLVSPAAPYFQGADVVLAADCVPFAMGNFHGDFLKGKSLAIACPKLDSDQEVYEEKIRGLFEESGINSLTVVIMQVPCCRGLLGLATRGLAASARKAPLRAVIVSLQGDVLQEEWIRQ